The following proteins come from a genomic window of Vicia villosa cultivar HV-30 ecotype Madison, WI unplaced genomic scaffold, Vvil1.0 ctg.000894F_1_1, whole genome shotgun sequence:
- the LOC131632038 gene encoding uncharacterized protein LOC131632038, with protein MENFIATQTQTNKDFLNQNVHTNEQIKQLATKVGALATHNKMLETQISQVAQQQAPTAAPAGTFPGQPQPNPKGHAHAIILRSGREMDESTDPGLKNSAMLQSPGKTTEEEKEGETEEKEAPYVPPPPYKPPILYPQRFKKSKSIGQFKKFVELLKQLNITIPFTEAITQMPSYAKFLKEILSNKKKIEDN; from the coding sequence atggaaaatttcatAGCCACTCAAACTCAGACTAATAAGGATTTCCTAAACCAAAACGTACACACTAATGAGCAAATCAAACAGTTAGCGACTAAAGTAGGCGCGTTGGCCACTCACAATAAGATGCTTGAAACACAAATCTCTCAAGTGgcacaacaacaagcacctactgccgcACCTGCTGGGACATTTCCTGGACAACCACAACCAAATCCGAAAGGACATGCTCATGCTATTATTCTGCGAAGTGGTAGAGAGATGGACGAATCGACTGACCCCGGGCTTAAAAACTCTGCTATGCTCCAAAGCCCTGGTAAAACAACTGAGGAGGAAAAAGAAGGCGAGACGGAGGAAAAAGAAGCGCCATACGTACCTCCACCACCTTATAAACCACCTATCCTGTACCCTCAAagattcaaaaaatccaaaagcaTAGGGCAgtttaaaaaatttgtagaacttctTAAACAATTGAATATTACAATTCCTTTTACAGAAGCTATTACACAAATGCCCTCATATGCTAAgttcctaaaagaaatcctatcgAATAAGAAGAAAATAGAAGACAATTAG